One Pirellulales bacterium DNA window includes the following coding sequences:
- the pilM gene encoding type IV pilus assembly protein PilM — MAKGGAVWGIDIGQCAVKALRVSLGDTPGSAVADAFDYIEYPKILSQPEADPRELVAEALQQFLSRNSVRGAKVAISVSGQSGLARFIKLPPVESKKIPDIVKYEARQQIPFALEDVIWDYQQMAGGSVEEGFALETEVGLFAMKREQVERALLPFKEAGIEIDIVQLTPLALFNYVAFDEMSDLPPPEEYDPENPPESTVLLSLGTDTTDLVVTNGYRVWQRSLPLGGNHFTRALTKEMKLTFAKAEHLKRNAQQAEDPKALFQAMRPVFNDLSTEVQRSIAYFSSIDRNAKIGRMITIGNAMKLPGLQRFLQQNLGWDVKRVESFKLLAGPGVVDAPVFKENILSFAACYGLALQGLTETKIRTNLVPREIVRERMIRSKKPWAVGAAAALLLGLLLSAFGYSRQLASVDKDWFSQAVASADSTSQRLSGQASAFNTVKSDFQTTKAAGDGLLQDVGRRRLWLEVLHAINAAIPRDPQGANADNPRPIPEREEVHITSIECVKVNDVSVWATAVQPRYVAPAKAAQPGVAPPAEGDAAADGAMPPEGDPAAEPAAEGQVDENGNPVEGEETAALPTGPGWIFELKGYHYHNSDSDPDNSGANFVQNTLIKNLHEQVVKLPGAGGQELKISDLGIKYPVLLEPARPRAVSLTDKNAVALPDGTMPPPISAKQLDFVVQFAWIETPLSVREKQAEDGGGDAAAGEEPVAAN, encoded by the coding sequence ATGGCCAAGGGTGGCGCCGTCTGGGGAATCGATATTGGCCAGTGCGCGGTCAAAGCGCTGCGCGTCAGCCTGGGCGACACGCCTGGCTCGGCGGTCGCCGACGCGTTCGATTACATCGAGTACCCGAAGATCCTCAGCCAGCCCGAGGCCGATCCGCGCGAGCTGGTGGCCGAGGCCCTCCAGCAGTTTCTCTCGCGCAATTCGGTGCGCGGCGCCAAGGTAGCGATCTCGGTCTCTGGCCAGAGCGGCCTGGCCCGCTTCATCAAGCTGCCGCCGGTCGAGTCGAAGAAAATTCCCGACATCGTCAAGTACGAGGCGCGGCAGCAGATTCCGTTCGCGCTCGAAGACGTCATCTGGGACTATCAGCAGATGGCGGGGGGGAGCGTCGAGGAGGGATTCGCCCTCGAGACCGAAGTCGGCCTGTTTGCCATGAAACGCGAGCAGGTGGAACGCGCGCTACTGCCGTTTAAAGAAGCAGGCATCGAAATCGACATCGTTCAGTTGACCCCCCTGGCGCTGTTCAACTACGTCGCCTTCGACGAGATGAGCGACCTGCCCCCTCCCGAGGAATACGATCCCGAGAATCCGCCCGAGTCGACGGTGCTCTTGTCGCTGGGCACCGACACGACCGACCTGGTCGTCACGAATGGTTATCGCGTCTGGCAGCGCAGCCTGCCGCTGGGGGGCAATCACTTTACCCGCGCGCTCACCAAGGAGATGAAGCTCACCTTCGCCAAGGCGGAGCATCTGAAGCGGAACGCCCAGCAGGCCGAGGATCCGAAGGCGCTGTTCCAGGCCATGCGCCCAGTGTTCAACGACCTGTCGACCGAGGTGCAGCGATCGATCGCCTACTTCTCGAGCATCGATCGCAACGCCAAGATCGGGCGCATGATCACGATCGGCAACGCGATGAAGTTGCCCGGGCTGCAACGCTTTCTGCAACAGAACCTGGGTTGGGACGTCAAGCGCGTCGAGAGCTTCAAGCTGCTTGCGGGCCCTGGCGTGGTCGACGCTCCGGTCTTCAAAGAAAACATTCTCAGCTTTGCGGCCTGCTACGGGCTGGCGCTGCAAGGGCTGACCGAGACCAAGATCCGTACGAATCTCGTCCCGCGTGAAATTGTCCGCGAGCGGATGATTCGCTCGAAAAAACCGTGGGCGGTTGGCGCCGCGGCGGCCCTGTTGCTCGGCCTGCTGCTGAGCGCGTTCGGCTATTCGCGCCAACTGGCATCGGTCGACAAGGACTGGTTCAGCCAGGCGGTGGCCTCGGCGGACTCGACCTCGCAGCGACTTTCGGGGCAGGCCAGCGCGTTCAACACGGTGAAGAGCGATTTCCAAACGACGAAAGCGGCAGGCGACGGGCTGTTGCAAGATGTCGGTCGGCGGCGTTTGTGGCTCGAGGTGTTGCACGCGATCAATGCCGCCATCCCGCGCGATCCGCAAGGCGCGAACGCCGATAACCCCAGGCCGATTCCCGAGCGCGAGGAAGTTCATATCACGAGCATCGAGTGCGTGAAGGTGAACGACGTGAGCGTGTGGGCCACGGCGGTGCAGCCGCGCTACGTCGCTCCGGCGAAGGCGGCGCAGCCCGGTGTCGCGCCCCCTGCCGAAGGGGACGCGGCGGCCGACGGCGCCATGCCGCCGGAAGGAGATCCTGCGGCCGAACCCGCGGCAGAGGGGCAGGTCGACGAAAACGGCAATCCGGTCGAAGGCGAGGAGACTGCCGCGCTACCGACGGGCCCCGGATGGATCTTCGAGTTGAAGGGCTACCACTATCACAACTCGGACTCCGACCCCGACAACAGCGGCGCCAACTTCGTCCAGAACACCCTGATCAAGAACCTGCACGAACAGGTCGTCAAGTTGCCGGGGGCCGGCGGCCAGGAGTTGAAGATCTCGGACCTGGGGATCAAGTACCCGGTGCTGCTCGAGCCGGCGCGTCCGCGTGCCGTGTCGCTGACAGACAAGAACGCGGTGGCGCTGCCCGACGGCACGATGCCGCCGCCGATCAGCGCCAAGCAACTCGATTTCGTGGTCCAGTTCGCCTGGATCGAGACGCCGCTGAGCGTGCGCGAAAAACAGGCGGAAGATGGTGGTGGGGATGCCGCCGCGGGTGAAGAACCGGTGGCGGCCAATTAG
- a CDS encoding WD40 repeat domain-containing protein produces the protein MSQRIGREQSRRPAGTRRQTLVSSSERLALLLTMAMAFLPARGQAQTASLETPVSRATDAALVTDAPGLDRYADPLPVGAVARLGTVRFRHSDAIFALDFSPDGKTLVSAGDDDVVRLWDVDSGRQVRKLAGHKGKVRYAAFCSAGEQVLTSGWDDTIRVWNVADGAPLRVISGRQRQVNQVTLAGNGKLLAVSHCRGYNPHAEVRQAVVFKKGSTTEIQLWHVDEEGYARAFDSHEAEINQVAASADGQLVATGGMSGRIRFWSADTGDELHSIDAHEGVVFAMCFSPDGQWLASAGRDGEIVVWDVATGESLGTLVGHRGGVDCLTFNHEGTCLASGSWHGELRLWNVPEMQPRVELQSNGQALYSLRFSPDDQRLAAGCHDGVIRLWDLATDRPLHETGGHEHLVSAVCFSPDGRTIASGSWDNTIRFWDSSTGEQVDQRPADVHALAYSPDGKSLASGGEDAVHVWDLATGLELMDRPGAAYCLAFSNDGACLAAGGYDLRRWTLPNRQPLEGLRLPASGTYYRAVAFSPDGTRLAAGCAEGQILLWDTKSGEQVARLAGPYGMVDSVAFSPDGKSLASASLDPTGTGANTIVLWDLARHERRLEYKGHTGAIQALTFSPDGRNIASGALDKSVRIWDVASARRHRRLLGHEGGVHCVAYSPDGKRLASGSGDTTVLVWDVAP, from the coding sequence ATGAGCCAGCGCATAGGGCGAGAACAAAGCCGGCGTCCGGCCGGCACGCGGCGCCAGACGCTCGTTTCATCGAGCGAGCGCCTCGCGCTGCTGCTCACAATGGCGATGGCTTTCTTACCGGCCAGAGGCCAGGCACAGACCGCCTCGCTCGAAACGCCAGTGTCACGCGCCACAGACGCTGCGCTGGTCACGGACGCCCCGGGCCTGGATCGGTATGCCGACCCGCTGCCGGTCGGCGCCGTGGCCCGCTTGGGGACGGTGCGTTTTCGCCATTCGGACGCCATCTTCGCGCTCGATTTTTCACCGGACGGCAAGACGCTCGTCTCCGCCGGCGATGATGACGTCGTCCGTCTCTGGGACGTCGACAGCGGCCGTCAAGTTCGCAAGCTGGCGGGACACAAGGGCAAGGTCCGCTACGCCGCCTTCTGTTCCGCCGGCGAGCAGGTCCTCACCAGCGGTTGGGACGATACGATCCGCGTGTGGAACGTGGCCGACGGCGCACCGCTGCGCGTCATCAGCGGCCGTCAGCGCCAAGTAAACCAGGTCACGCTCGCCGGCAATGGCAAGCTGCTCGCCGTATCGCATTGCCGCGGCTACAACCCCCACGCCGAAGTGCGGCAGGCCGTCGTCTTCAAAAAAGGAAGTACGACCGAGATTCAACTCTGGCACGTGGACGAAGAGGGCTACGCGCGTGCCTTCGATTCTCACGAGGCAGAAATCAATCAAGTGGCCGCCTCGGCCGACGGCCAGCTCGTGGCCACCGGCGGAATGTCGGGGCGCATCCGCTTCTGGTCAGCCGACACCGGCGACGAGCTCCATTCGATCGATGCGCACGAGGGGGTCGTCTTCGCCATGTGTTTCTCGCCCGACGGCCAATGGCTCGCATCCGCCGGCCGCGACGGCGAGATCGTCGTGTGGGATGTCGCCACCGGCGAGTCGCTCGGCACGCTCGTCGGTCACCGCGGGGGAGTCGATTGCCTGACGTTCAATCACGAGGGCACCTGCCTGGCCTCGGGGAGTTGGCACGGCGAGCTCCGCCTTTGGAACGTGCCCGAGATGCAGCCGCGCGTCGAATTGCAGAGCAACGGTCAGGCGCTCTACTCGTTGCGGTTCTCGCCCGATGACCAGCGTCTGGCCGCCGGTTGCCATGACGGCGTTATTCGTCTCTGGGACCTGGCCACCGATCGTCCGCTCCACGAGACCGGGGGCCACGAGCACCTCGTGTCGGCCGTCTGCTTCAGCCCCGATGGACGCACGATCGCCAGCGGCAGTTGGGACAATACGATTCGCTTCTGGGATAGCTCGACCGGCGAACAAGTCGATCAACGACCGGCCGATGTCCACGCCTTGGCCTATTCCCCCGACGGCAAGTCGCTGGCCTCGGGGGGTGAAGACGCCGTCCACGTATGGGATCTCGCCACCGGACTCGAACTGATGGATCGGCCCGGCGCGGCTTACTGTCTCGCCTTCTCGAACGATGGCGCCTGTCTGGCGGCCGGCGGCTACGATCTCCGCCGGTGGACGCTCCCCAATCGGCAACCGCTCGAGGGGCTGCGATTGCCGGCCAGCGGCACCTACTATCGCGCCGTGGCCTTCTCGCCCGACGGCACTCGACTGGCCGCCGGCTGTGCCGAAGGCCAGATCCTGCTGTGGGACACGAAGTCGGGCGAGCAAGTTGCTCGGCTCGCTGGCCCCTACGGCATGGTCGACTCGGTGGCCTTCTCTCCCGACGGTAAGTCGCTGGCCAGCGCCAGCCTCGATCCCACCGGCACCGGCGCGAACACGATCGTCCTGTGGGATCTCGCGCGCCACGAACGACGGCTCGAGTACAAAGGACACACCGGCGCCATTCAGGCGCTGACCTTCTCACCCGACGGGCGCAACATCGCCTCGGGCGCACTCGACAAGTCGGTGCGCATCTGGGATGTGGCGAGCGCCCGGCGTCACCGCCGGCTGCTCGGACACGAGGGGGGCGTCCATTGCGTCGCGTACTCGCCCGACGGCAAGCGTCTGGCCTCGGGCAGCGGCGATACCACCGTGCTGGTGTGGGACGTCGCGCCGTAA
- a CDS encoding aldo/keto reductase gives MLYREIGNTGIRVSAIALGCWPIAGMTSLEVNDADSLATLGACFDLGVNFLDTAYCYGANGESEKLIARALAGRRDEMVIATKGGIHWGANGEQIRDGSPATLRRECEESLRRLNTDRVELLYLHAPDPQVPVAESAGELRRLMEEGKTRSIGVSNFNVAQLAEFAAVCPISAFQPHYNMLQREIELDTLPWCRERGISVMIYWPLLKGLLTGKFSRNHVFPPGDGRTKYPMFQDEEFQKNQDLLDRLRPIAAEARVTLAQLVLNWTIHQPGITVALCGAKRPEQIRDNAGGASWELTTSQTAAIDAALAARGMPVSRAAV, from the coding sequence ATGCTCTATCGCGAAATCGGCAATACTGGTATCCGCGTTTCCGCCATTGCGCTCGGCTGCTGGCCGATCGCGGGCATGACCAGCCTCGAGGTCAACGACGCCGACAGCCTGGCGACGCTCGGGGCCTGTTTCGATCTCGGCGTGAACTTCCTCGACACGGCCTACTGCTACGGCGCCAACGGTGAAAGCGAAAAGCTCATTGCTCGCGCACTCGCCGGTCGGCGTGACGAAATGGTGATCGCCACCAAGGGGGGCATCCATTGGGGCGCGAACGGAGAACAGATTCGCGACGGCTCTCCCGCCACGCTGCGGCGCGAGTGCGAAGAGAGCCTGCGACGTCTCAATACCGACCGCGTCGAGCTGCTCTACCTGCATGCCCCCGATCCGCAGGTCCCGGTGGCCGAATCGGCAGGCGAGCTTCGCCGCTTGATGGAAGAGGGCAAGACGCGCAGCATCGGCGTCTCGAATTTCAACGTCGCGCAGCTCGCCGAGTTTGCCGCGGTCTGTCCGATCTCGGCCTTTCAGCCCCACTACAACATGCTGCAGCGCGAGATCGAGCTCGACACGTTGCCCTGGTGCCGCGAGCGCGGCATTTCGGTGATGATTTATTGGCCGCTGCTCAAGGGGTTGCTCACGGGCAAGTTCTCGCGCAACCATGTTTTTCCTCCCGGCGACGGCCGCACGAAGTATCCTATGTTTCAGGACGAGGAGTTCCAGAAGAACCAGGACCTGCTCGATCGTCTGCGACCGATCGCCGCCGAGGCAAGGGTCACGCTCGCGCAACTCGTGCTGAACTGGACGATTCACCAGCCGGGCATTACCGTCGCCCTGTGTGGCGCGAAACGGCCCGAGCAGATTCGCGACAACGCCGGCGGCGCCAGTTGGGAACTGACGACGTCGCAGACCGCCGCGATCGACGCCGCGCTGGCCGCGCGCGGCATGCCCGTCTCACGTGCCGCCGTTTAG
- a CDS encoding pyroglutamyl-peptidase I: MPTVLLTAFKPYDHWTSNASWLCVEQLTRDFPAHVRLTTRLYPVDFHEVRARVAEDLAANYDLAIHLGQAPGGTRVQLEQIAVNVGGRADQKPEQFGPLEVDGPAAYRTRLPLGDWASTMRTAGIPAEISFHAGTYLCNAVYYWSQHFAEQQQLRTRSVMIHLPLDPRQVCELREPQASLPASTCAQALRFILDALPVAV; the protein is encoded by the coding sequence ATGCCGACCGTCCTGCTCACCGCATTCAAACCATACGATCATTGGACGTCGAACGCGAGTTGGCTGTGCGTCGAGCAATTGACGCGAGATTTTCCTGCCCATGTGAGGCTGACGACGCGACTCTATCCCGTCGACTTTCACGAGGTTCGCGCGCGAGTGGCCGAGGATCTCGCGGCGAACTACGATCTGGCCATCCATTTGGGGCAGGCGCCTGGCGGCACGCGGGTGCAGCTCGAGCAGATCGCGGTCAATGTCGGTGGCCGCGCCGACCAAAAGCCGGAGCAGTTTGGTCCCCTCGAAGTGGATGGCCCCGCGGCGTATCGTACGCGTTTGCCGCTGGGAGACTGGGCCAGCACGATGCGCACGGCCGGCATACCGGCCGAAATCTCGTTTCATGCCGGCACGTATCTCTGTAATGCGGTGTACTACTGGTCGCAACACTTTGCCGAACAGCAGCAGCTCCGCACGCGCTCGGTGATGATCCATCTGCCGCTCGATCCGCGACAGGTGTGCGAGTTGCGCGAACCGCAAGCTTCGTTGCCTGCTTCGACCTGCGCGCAGGCGCTGCGGTTCATCCTCGACGCGTTGCCCGTTGCCGTGTGA
- a CDS encoding transposase codes for MPRPLRPIDDGLIYHVINRGNNRQDVFHKPADYQAFLQTLVDLKARKPFELYGYCLMRNHFHLLLRPTAAASISRIVQSLLVSHTARYHAHYRSGGHVWQGRFKSPVIQHDEHLLTVLRYIEANPLRARLVARAEEYAWSSYRLHALGEVNTLVDPLITYDELSPYPKIRQRHWAEKVHRPLEEATLAHLRRSTASGLPYGEKAWVERLAKKLNLDLLIRPRGRPRKK; via the coding sequence ATGCCCCGGCCCTTGCGACCGATCGACGACGGCCTGATCTACCACGTGATCAATCGTGGCAACAATCGTCAGGACGTGTTTCACAAGCCGGCCGATTATCAGGCATTCTTGCAGACGCTGGTCGACCTCAAGGCGCGTAAGCCGTTCGAGCTGTATGGCTACTGCCTGATGCGCAATCACTTTCATCTACTGCTCCGCCCGACGGCAGCCGCTTCGATCAGTCGCATCGTGCAGAGCCTGCTGGTCTCGCACACCGCACGGTATCACGCGCACTACCGCTCCGGAGGTCACGTGTGGCAAGGGCGTTTCAAGAGTCCGGTGATCCAGCATGACGAACACCTGCTCACGGTGCTGCGGTACATCGAAGCCAATCCGCTCCGCGCCCGGCTGGTGGCGCGTGCCGAAGAGTACGCGTGGAGCAGCTACCGCCTTCACGCGCTGGGGGAAGTGAACACGCTGGTCGATCCGCTGATCACCTATGACGAGCTTTCGCCCTATCCCAAGATTCGTCAGCGTCACTGGGCCGAAAAGGTTCATCGGCCGCTCGAGGAGGCGACGCTCGCGCACCTACGCCGCTCGACGGCGAGCGGCCTTCCCTACGGCGAGAAGGCCTGGGTCGAACGCCTGGCCAAGAAACTCAACCTGGACCTGCTCATTCGACCGAGAGGAAGACCCCGAAAAAAATAG
- a CDS encoding 1-acyl-sn-glycerol-3-phosphate acyltransferase — translation MSRSLPKRVWYRSLQACCQVGAVVFFSFRSAGRERVPLEGGALLLANHQSFLDPILFGLSCRRMLNYVARDTLFNVPGLAWLIRSLDAIPIDREGTGLAGLKETLRRLKQGEVVVVFPEGTRSETGDVGPLKPGFAAVARRSKVAIIPAAVDGAHLAWPRERKFPRLSRIQVEFGEPMSAEEIALLTDDELLAEVERRIRVCHTSARAALEQRTARNKRGSLAT, via the coding sequence GTGTCACGTTCACTTCCCAAACGCGTTTGGTATCGATCGCTGCAGGCATGTTGCCAGGTCGGCGCGGTCGTCTTCTTCAGCTTTCGCAGCGCCGGGCGCGAGCGCGTCCCGCTGGAAGGTGGCGCGCTGTTGCTCGCCAATCATCAGAGCTTCCTCGATCCGATCCTCTTCGGACTCTCCTGCCGGCGGATGCTGAACTATGTTGCCCGCGACACGTTGTTCAACGTGCCGGGGCTGGCCTGGTTGATTCGTTCGCTCGATGCGATTCCGATCGATCGCGAAGGGACGGGCCTGGCCGGTTTGAAAGAAACGCTGCGACGTCTCAAGCAGGGGGAGGTGGTGGTCGTGTTCCCCGAGGGCACACGCAGCGAGACGGGCGATGTTGGACCGCTCAAGCCGGGCTTCGCGGCCGTGGCGCGACGCTCGAAGGTGGCCATCATTCCGGCGGCGGTCGATGGCGCCCATCTGGCCTGGCCGCGCGAGCGAAAGTTCCCACGACTGAGCCGCATCCAGGTCGAATTCGGCGAGCCGATGTCGGCCGAGGAGATCGCCCTTCTGACGGACGATGAGTTGCTAGCCGAGGTAGAGCGGCGCATCCGCGTCTGTCACACCTCCGCCCGGGCGGCGCTCGAGCAGCGCACGGCGCGGAACAAGCGTGGGAGCCTGGCGACGTAG
- the lysS gene encoding lysine--tRNA ligase, with the protein MTDAPEPPGENLNPTSLEAARREKLRRLRELGVDPWGQRFDGHEAIGNLRRREAEITIVSAAEEGQPNTEQGPTVRAAGRIVLQRKTGKLIFLDIHDWTGRIQVMIGRKQVGEESWAIAECFDLGDIIGVDGELKHTKTGELTIFATGLTFLTKSIETPPEKHKGLTDPELRNRMRYLDLVYTDGALDRFLARTKIVQSIRRTLGDQDYVEVEGPTLHTIAGGAAARPFKTHHNALDIPLVLRIALELHLKRLLVGGIEKVYELGRVYRNEGISPKHNPEFTMLEVYQAYGDYRTMMDLTERLIVDAVAATGRSNPLRWGDVELDFTAPFQRKTYDELFAEHTGVAGDDVAGIRALAEKIGFDVAGRHPDVIKSDVFEEKVEKKLVGPIFVLDYPASICPLTKRKADNPAVAERFELFVQGMEVANAYTELNDPDLQEELFSKQLEGQKEDDSMARMDTDFVRALRHGMPPAGGLGIGIDRLCMLLTDTQTIRDVILFPLLRPETK; encoded by the coding sequence ATGACCGACGCACCAGAACCGCCGGGCGAGAACCTGAACCCCACGTCCCTTGAAGCGGCGCGCCGCGAAAAGCTGCGCCGCCTGCGCGAGCTCGGCGTCGATCCCTGGGGGCAGCGCTTCGACGGACACGAGGCCATCGGCAACCTGCGCCGCCGCGAGGCCGAGATTACCATCGTCTCCGCCGCCGAAGAGGGGCAACCCAACACGGAACAGGGCCCCACCGTGCGCGCCGCCGGCCGTATCGTGCTGCAGCGCAAGACGGGCAAGCTCATCTTCCTCGACATCCACGACTGGACCGGGCGCATCCAGGTGATGATCGGCCGCAAGCAGGTGGGCGAAGAGAGCTGGGCCATCGCCGAATGCTTCGACCTGGGGGACATCATCGGCGTCGATGGCGAGCTGAAGCATACCAAGACGGGCGAGCTGACGATCTTCGCCACCGGGCTCACCTTTCTCACCAAGTCGATCGAGACGCCCCCCGAGAAGCACAAGGGGCTCACCGATCCCGAGCTGCGCAATCGCATGCGCTATCTCGATCTCGTCTACACGGATGGGGCGCTCGATCGCTTTCTCGCGCGGACGAAGATCGTGCAGTCGATCCGCCGCACCCTGGGGGATCAGGACTACGTCGAGGTCGAAGGCCCCACGCTGCACACGATTGCCGGCGGCGCCGCGGCGCGCCCCTTCAAGACGCACCACAATGCGCTCGATATCCCGCTCGTGCTGCGTATCGCGCTCGAGTTGCACCTCAAGCGACTACTCGTCGGCGGCATCGAGAAGGTCTACGAGCTGGGACGCGTCTATCGCAACGAAGGGATCAGCCCCAAGCACAATCCCGAGTTCACCATGCTCGAGGTCTACCAGGCGTACGGCGACTACCGCACGATGATGGACCTGACCGAGCGGTTGATCGTCGACGCCGTGGCTGCCACCGGACGATCGAATCCACTGCGCTGGGGTGACGTGGAACTCGACTTTACCGCCCCCTTCCAGCGGAAGACGTACGACGAACTGTTCGCCGAGCACACGGGCGTCGCCGGCGATGATGTCGCCGGGATTCGCGCGCTCGCCGAGAAGATCGGCTTCGACGTCGCCGGACGCCATCCGGATGTCATCAAGAGCGATGTGTTCGAGGAAAAGGTCGAGAAGAAGCTGGTCGGGCCGATCTTCGTGCTCGACTACCCGGCGAGCATCTGCCCGCTCACCAAGCGCAAGGCCGACAACCCGGCCGTGGCCGAGCGGTTCGAGTTGTTCGTACAAGGCATGGAAGTGGCCAATGCCTACACCGAGCTGAATGACCCCGACCTGCAAGAAGAACTCTTCAGCAAGCAATTGGAAGGCCAGAAGGAAGACGACTCGATGGCCCGAATGGACACCGACTTCGTCCGCGCGCTGCGGCACGGCATGCCCCCCGCCGGTGGCCTGGGCATCGGCATCGACCGTCTTTGCATGCTGCTGACCGATACGCAAACGATCCGCGACGTGATTCTGTTCCCGCTGCTGCGTCCCGAGACGAAGTAG
- a CDS encoding SDR family oxidoreductase: protein MTAPMNTTSMLKEGSFDGKTIVITGGGTGLGRSMAHYLLTLGANLVIGGRRQAVIEKTAAELSQETGGQVLGTACDVRQPEQVEAMLAAAYERFGGVSGLVNNAAGNFICPTERLSYNAFNTVVDIVLRGSYNCTLAFGKRWIADKTGGAFLNISTTYAWTGSGYVVPSAVAKAGVLVMTRSLASEWGKYGIRLNAIAPGPFPTEGAWSRLMPPELGDAFDAKKKIPLGRYGEHQELANLAAYLLSDYAAYVTGTCVTIDGGEWLRGAGEFNGLEAVTSEQWDMLQAMMKPKKG, encoded by the coding sequence ATGACCGCGCCCATGAATACCACGTCGATGCTCAAAGAAGGTTCCTTCGACGGTAAAACGATCGTCATCACCGGAGGCGGCACCGGATTGGGGCGCTCGATGGCGCATTACCTGCTCACGCTCGGCGCGAACCTGGTCATCGGCGGACGGCGCCAGGCGGTGATCGAAAAGACCGCCGCCGAGCTTTCGCAAGAGACCGGCGGCCAGGTGCTCGGCACGGCGTGCGACGTGCGCCAGCCCGAGCAGGTCGAGGCGATGCTGGCGGCAGCGTATGAGCGTTTCGGTGGAGTATCGGGCCTGGTGAATAACGCGGCGGGAAATTTTATCTGCCCTACGGAGCGTTTGTCGTACAACGCCTTCAACACGGTGGTCGATATCGTGCTGCGTGGCTCGTACAACTGCACGCTCGCCTTCGGCAAGCGTTGGATCGCGGATAAGACGGGGGGCGCCTTCTTGAACATCAGCACGACGTATGCCTGGACCGGCTCGGGCTACGTGGTGCCCTCGGCCGTGGCGAAGGCGGGCGTGCTCGTGATGACGCGCTCACTCGCCTCGGAATGGGGCAAGTACGGCATTCGCTTGAACGCGATCGCGCCCGGCCCCTTTCCCACCGAAGGAGCGTGGAGCCGGCTCATGCCGCCGGAGCTGGGGGACGCGTTCGATGCTAAAAAGAAGATCCCGCTCGGCCGTTACGGCGAGCATCAAGAGCTCGCCAACCTGGCGGCGTATCTGCTCTCGGATTACGCGGCCTACGTCACCGGTACCTGCGTCACCATCGACGGCGGAGAATGGCTCCGCGGCGCCGGCGAGTTCAACGGCCTGGAGGCCGTCACCAGCGAACAGTGGGATATGCTGCAAGCGATGATGAAGCCCAAGAAGGGGTAG
- the cmk gene encoding (d)CMP kinase — protein MIVTIDGPAGAGKSTAARALAARLGFRFLDTGAMYRAVALAAVRRGLSWDDPDALVRLARGVSIAIDQERILLDGDDVSQAIRTAEITAVTRYAANNPGVREHLVSLQRRAAGHDNIVTEGRDQGTVVFPDAACKIFLTASPEERARRRQAEMAQRGDAPTLAEVLARQNERDASDAARDVGPLRAADDAIEVLTDGLSFEQVIDRLEALVRSRMQP, from the coding sequence ATGATCGTTACGATCGACGGACCGGCCGGCGCCGGCAAATCGACGGCTGCCCGGGCCCTGGCCGCGCGACTCGGCTTCCGTTTTCTCGACACGGGGGCCATGTATCGCGCCGTGGCGCTGGCCGCCGTGCGTCGCGGGCTGTCGTGGGACGATCCCGATGCCCTGGTTCGCCTGGCGCGCGGCGTGTCGATCGCGATCGACCAGGAACGCATCCTGCTCGACGGCGATGACGTGAGCCAGGCCATTCGCACTGCCGAAATCACCGCCGTTACTCGTTACGCCGCCAACAACCCGGGCGTGCGCGAGCATCTCGTCTCGCTGCAGCGCCGTGCGGCGGGCCACGACAACATCGTCACCGAAGGGCGCGACCAAGGGACCGTGGTCTTTCCCGACGCCGCGTGCAAGATTTTTCTGACCGCCAGCCCCGAGGAACGGGCCCGCCGCCGCCAGGCCGAGATGGCACAGCGGGGCGATGCCCCCACCCTGGCCGAAGTGCTGGCCCGGCAGAACGAACGCGACGCGAGCGATGCCGCGCGGGACGTGGGGCCTTTGCGTGCCGCCGACGACGCCATCGAGGTTCTGACCGACGGACTCTCGTTCGAGCAGGTCATCGACCGGCTCGAGGCGCTCGTTCGCTCGCGGATGCAGCCTTGA
- a CDS encoding PH domain-containing protein has protein sequence MKQAIAGVVAPDQAETQIMTVWPSIGAIAPGRWVGSMCGIRAGFGNILTIGNLMAAALIPFALLLFFGGLAPGVCRRYTLTNRRLIVRKGLTGVDERWVSLDNFDAIEIKVLPGQEWFPCGEMIFRKGPLETFRISGVPHPESFKQTCLKAQRAHNSVRKVVERQHVTA, from the coding sequence GTGAAACAGGCGATCGCGGGCGTAGTCGCGCCCGATCAAGCGGAAACGCAGATCATGACGGTCTGGCCGTCGATTGGCGCCATTGCTCCGGGGCGCTGGGTCGGCAGCATGTGCGGCATTCGGGCCGGCTTCGGCAATATCCTGACCATCGGCAACCTGATGGCGGCCGCCCTGATTCCTTTTGCCCTGTTGCTCTTTTTTGGCGGCCTCGCGCCGGGTGTTTGCCGCCGCTATACGCTGACGAATCGTCGCCTGATCGTGCGCAAGGGGCTGACGGGCGTCGATGAGCGCTGGGTTTCACTCGATAACTTCGACGCGATCGAGATCAAGGTGCTGCCGGGCCAGGAGTGGTTCCCCTGTGGCGAGATGATCTTTCGCAAGGGCCCGCTCGAAACGTTCCGCATCAGTGGCGTGCCCCATCCCGAGTCGTTCAAGCAGACCTGCCTCAAGGCCCAGCGGGCCCATAACAGTGTCCGCAAGGTGGTCGAGCGTCAGCACGTCACGGCCTGA